Proteins encoded together in one Janthinobacterium tructae window:
- a CDS encoding DMT family transporter yields MSSSSPQASPSSLPRSVYLGGLAIAVGGAVLFSTKAIVAKLLYRYQIDAVTLIAFRMIFSLPVFAVIAWWKMRTEPPLSTSDRWRLVGLGLVGYYLSSYLDFLGLQYISVGLERLILFLTPTFVLLITTVYFKQSISRLQWLALLTSYCGIVLVFVHDLQGGASNVALGSTLVLGSACSYAVYLLGSGELVKRIGSMRLVSYAMCVASFACIAQFFILRPVELLIQPMPVYGLSLLNGIFCTVMPVFMTMIAVERIGAPVASQAGMIGPVSTLFLGAMILDEPITNWQLAGTSLVLAGIYLLSKKK; encoded by the coding sequence ATGAGCTCCAGTTCCCCGCAAGCATCCCCATCTTCGCTTCCCCGTTCCGTCTACCTCGGTGGCTTGGCCATCGCCGTGGGCGGGGCGGTGCTGTTTTCCACCAAGGCCATCGTCGCCAAGCTGCTGTACCGCTACCAGATCGACGCCGTCACCCTGATCGCCTTCAGGATGATTTTCTCTCTGCCCGTGTTCGCCGTCATCGCCTGGTGGAAGATGCGCACGGAGCCGCCACTGTCGACCAGCGACCGCTGGCGCCTGGTCGGGCTGGGCCTCGTCGGCTACTACCTGTCCAGCTATCTGGACTTCCTGGGCCTGCAATATATTTCCGTGGGCCTGGAGCGGCTGATCCTGTTTCTCACGCCCACCTTCGTGCTGCTGATTACCACCGTGTACTTCAAGCAAAGCATCAGCCGCCTGCAGTGGCTGGCCTTGCTCACCTCGTATTGCGGCATCGTGCTGGTGTTCGTGCATGACTTGCAGGGCGGCGCCAGCAATGTGGCGCTGGGCTCTACCCTGGTGCTGGGCTCGGCCTGTTCGTATGCCGTGTATCTGCTCGGTTCCGGCGAACTGGTGAAACGCATCGGCTCCATGCGGCTCGTTTCCTACGCGATGTGCGTGGCCAGCTTTGCCTGCATCGCCCAGTTTTTCATCCTGCGCCCCGTCGAGCTGCTGATCCAGCCCATGCCCGTGTATGGCCTGTCTTTGCTCAATGGTATCTTTTGCACGGTAATGCCCGTCTTCATGACGATGATCGCCGTCGAACGCATCGGCGCGCCCGTCGCCTCGCAGGCGGGCATGATCGGCCCCGTGTCGACCCTGTTCCTGGGCGCCATGATTCTCGATGAACCGATCACCAACTGGCAACTGGCTGGCAC